A genomic stretch from Effusibacillus pohliae DSM 22757 includes:
- a CDS encoding DEAD/DEAH box helicase, with protein MIAQETLAIHCNRLQSGDFFVWGTGGNDRSVSPHSFKTQLFAWHYRSYYGTTLEEAQSDGKWGLVLDPLMALDFFASPAPSLYAKFSWSSETLLLQRAAQIYRTALANGWFAPSFESWQAGRFGWKLLLPPELEASYQPLLQDAERQGVSYLHEWFEAVLAEMLQQEPEVAAAWEKLQQEHKLLQSAAEPGQSKPEQACLDEEEEWLIAIGWKRDSVPFRTCIQLVEPEGEDDSWQLRLILQGKADPNQLVEADFQGTTLAGELPPEWQESAGDRIAKDTARWVRIVPWLQSDDSAAGIRTELSDEEAWEFLNESCLRLMQAGYSVFLPAWWEELRRLKPRLKAKIQPSVGAAGNSLFGLDQLVEFDWKLAVGDMDLSEAEFLRLAEEKKRLLRIRGRWIQLDPAFLSQVQQTIKRVQKKQGLSLREVLELHLLGSGEPASAHPDGQGGTEGESGEQDQLRLEVELNSHLKKFMKQLQRQSVAPLVQPPAELNAKLRTYQLEGVSWLLFLRQFGLGGCLADDMGLGKTIQFISYLLHARKETCTGPALLICPTSVLGNWQKELQRFAPSLRVYLHYGSQRAKGEAFAETVQDVDLVISSYALAHLDQDELRSVRWDCICLDEAQNIKNPHTKQAAAIRKLEGVHRIALTGTPIENRLTELWSIFDFLNPGYLGSLRSFTEKYVAPIEKKNDPLLISQVQKLIRPFLLRRVKKDPAIQLALPEKNEAKTYVSLTPEQAALYENVVQDLFRKIDSLTGMEKRGLILGTLTKLKQICDHPALFLKERSPAWKRRSNKIARLLEMIHELREEGDKCLIFTQFVEMGQLLQAILEKERREPVQFLHGGVTKTARDQMVARFQDDSLPAEKQCGIFILSLRAGGTGLNLTAANHVFHFDRWWNPAVEDQATDRAFRIGQTKDVQVHKFVTLGTLEERIDEMIERKQGLSRQIVGTGENWITEMSTDELRELFALRKEWIGK; from the coding sequence ATGATTGCTCAGGAGACTTTGGCGATTCATTGCAACAGGCTGCAGTCGGGAGATTTTTTTGTCTGGGGCACGGGGGGGAACGATCGGTCTGTAAGTCCCCACTCTTTCAAAACACAACTGTTCGCATGGCATTACCGGTCTTATTACGGAACGACGCTCGAAGAGGCACAATCGGACGGAAAATGGGGGCTGGTTCTCGATCCGTTGATGGCCCTCGATTTTTTCGCGTCTCCCGCCCCCTCACTATACGCGAAATTCAGCTGGAGCAGCGAGACGCTGCTGTTGCAGCGGGCGGCTCAGATCTATCGGACGGCGCTTGCCAACGGCTGGTTTGCTCCGTCATTTGAGAGCTGGCAAGCGGGACGGTTCGGTTGGAAGCTCCTCCTGCCGCCGGAACTGGAAGCGTCCTACCAACCGCTGTTGCAGGATGCGGAGCGGCAAGGCGTTTCCTATCTGCACGAATGGTTTGAGGCAGTGTTAGCGGAAATGTTACAGCAGGAACCGGAAGTGGCGGCCGCATGGGAGAAGCTGCAGCAGGAGCATAAGCTGTTGCAGTCGGCTGCGGAACCTGGACAATCGAAACCAGAACAGGCGTGTCTGGATGAGGAAGAAGAGTGGTTGATCGCAATCGGCTGGAAGCGCGACTCAGTTCCGTTTCGCACCTGCATTCAACTGGTTGAGCCGGAGGGAGAGGACGATAGTTGGCAACTGCGGCTGATTTTGCAGGGTAAGGCGGATCCGAATCAGCTGGTGGAAGCCGATTTTCAGGGAACAACGCTGGCTGGAGAGTTGCCGCCCGAGTGGCAGGAATCTGCAGGTGACCGAATCGCCAAAGATACTGCCAGATGGGTTCGGATCGTCCCGTGGCTCCAATCGGATGATTCCGCCGCAGGCATTCGAACGGAACTGAGCGACGAGGAGGCGTGGGAATTTCTCAACGAAAGCTGCCTGCGGCTGATGCAGGCAGGGTATTCCGTATTTTTGCCTGCTTGGTGGGAGGAGTTGAGGCGGCTTAAGCCGCGATTGAAGGCGAAAATTCAACCGTCAGTCGGTGCAGCGGGGAATTCCTTGTTCGGCTTGGACCAGCTTGTCGAGTTCGACTGGAAGCTGGCTGTCGGAGATATGGATCTCTCGGAAGCGGAATTCCTCCGGCTGGCTGAGGAGAAAAAGCGGCTTTTGCGGATTCGCGGCAGGTGGATTCAACTGGATCCCGCTTTTCTCAGCCAGGTGCAGCAGACGATCAAGCGGGTGCAGAAAAAGCAGGGACTGTCCTTGCGCGAAGTGCTGGAACTGCATCTGTTGGGTTCCGGAGAGCCGGCGTCCGCTCACCCGGACGGGCAGGGCGGGACTGAGGGCGAATCTGGCGAGCAGGACCAGCTCCGGTTGGAAGTCGAGTTAAACAGCCATCTGAAAAAATTCATGAAGCAACTGCAGCGGCAGTCGGTTGCACCGCTGGTGCAACCCCCGGCCGAGTTGAACGCAAAACTGCGAACCTATCAGTTGGAAGGAGTCTCCTGGCTGCTGTTTTTGCGCCAATTCGGGCTGGGCGGTTGTCTTGCTGACGATATGGGGCTGGGCAAGACGATTCAGTTTATCTCCTACCTGCTGCATGCGAGAAAAGAGACCTGCACGGGGCCGGCTCTGCTGATCTGTCCCACCTCCGTTTTGGGCAACTGGCAGAAGGAACTCCAGCGGTTTGCCCCTTCCCTGCGGGTCTATCTGCATTACGGATCACAGCGGGCCAAGGGGGAAGCGTTTGCCGAGACGGTCCAAGACGTCGATCTGGTCATCTCGTCCTATGCGCTTGCTCATCTCGATCAGGATGAACTGCGGTCGGTGAGATGGGACTGCATCTGTCTCGATGAGGCGCAAAATATCAAAAATCCGCACACCAAACAAGCCGCGGCGATTCGCAAGCTGGAGGGCGTCCATCGCATCGCCCTCACCGGCACGCCGATCGAAAACCGGTTGACGGAGCTGTGGTCGATTTTCGATTTTCTCAATCCTGGTTATCTGGGCAGTCTTCGCTCTTTTACGGAAAAGTATGTCGCCCCGATCGAAAAGAAAAACGACCCTCTGCTGATCAGTCAGGTACAGAAGCTGATCCGCCCGTTCTTGCTGCGGCGGGTCAAGAAAGATCCGGCGATTCAACTCGCTCTGCCGGAGAAAAATGAAGCGAAAACCTATGTGTCCCTGACTCCGGAACAAGCTGCCTTATATGAAAATGTGGTGCAGGATTTGTTCCGCAAGATCGATTCACTAACGGGCATGGAGAAACGAGGCCTGATTCTCGGCACGCTGACGAAGCTGAAACAGATCTGCGACCATCCGGCCCTGTTTTTGAAAGAGAGAAGTCCGGCATGGAAGCGCCGTTCGAATAAAATCGCCCGGCTGCTCGAAATGATCCACGAGCTGCGGGAGGAAGGCGACAAGTGCCTGATTTTCACCCAGTTCGTCGAGATGGGGCAATTGCTGCAGGCGATTCTCGAGAAGGAGCGGCGGGAGCCGGTTCAGTTTCTGCACGGCGGAGTCACGAAGACGGCTAGGGACCAAATGGTCGCCCGCTTTCAGGACGACTCGTTGCCCGCGGAGAAGCAGTGCGGAATTTTTATCCTGTCGCTAAGAGCGGGCGGAACCGGATTGAACCTGACCGCCGCCAACCATGTGTTCCATTTTGACCGGTGGTGGAATCCGGCTGTGGAAGATCAGGCCACCGACCGGGCGTTCCGGATCGGGCAGACGAAGGATGTGCAGGTTCACAAGTTCGTTACATTGGGAACGCTGGAAGAACGGATCGATGAGATGATCGAACGCAAGCAGGGACTCAGCCGGCAAATTGTCGGAACGGGCGAAAACTGGATCACCGAAATGTCGACCGACGAACTGAGAGAACTGTTCGCCCTGCGCAAAGAATGGATCGGGAAGTGA
- a CDS encoding tetratricopeptide repeat protein — MAGSHAAINPRLICTITGLKSEDVPDKPTVNMLPGQYGQLVARRKNRFRPAYQPNKHYLVCGHCGRKGQYDVGHVVFDLDRWMADRARQQSMNSEAEVELLDYIQTTAYFRCKHCNGAGKWGDTYSLEFGIMVGMLPVRHMEDSQYSAGEIRLFDGSRPRWISDGEEHFLQKLQTDDQDSYLWNRLGNLYYQGGRPDLAAVAWEQSVRVDPKQMESHYSLGNLLLQIGETEKAASHFRTALASARFYEKMEATAMRDMLTGSLQSLFQIHLESHQTIPFLPTEQEQEKAGRGDDHSDERVLTLLDFELYSDDPDSFKPLAEMFMGPRRQEIPDDERTLDKHLSAVGRHLKQKETLQPRDHFSKRARLTGGRIGVTSLGSEQRPVVIDVNSEERAVRIGQVCDRLGLHYVIGFSVIEDLADLKQAMLARLAPEDPYQPCPCGSGSKFRFCCAKKWKSMTADELLSVAEELYDGYLSK; from the coding sequence ATGGCGGGTTCACACGCAGCGATCAACCCCAGGTTGATCTGTACCATTACTGGGTTAAAATCGGAAGATGTTCCGGACAAGCCGACCGTCAACATGTTGCCCGGTCAATACGGGCAACTTGTGGCGCGCAGGAAAAACCGGTTTCGTCCTGCCTACCAGCCGAATAAACACTATCTGGTGTGCGGCCATTGCGGCCGAAAAGGACAGTATGACGTGGGGCATGTGGTGTTTGATTTAGACCGTTGGATGGCGGATCGGGCGAGGCAACAATCCATGAATTCCGAGGCGGAGGTGGAGTTGCTGGACTACATCCAGACGACTGCCTATTTTCGCTGTAAGCATTGTAACGGCGCAGGGAAGTGGGGGGATACATATTCCCTCGAGTTTGGCATTATGGTCGGGATGCTCCCAGTCCGACACATGGAAGACAGTCAGTATTCAGCAGGTGAAATCAGACTGTTTGACGGGAGCCGTCCCCGTTGGATCAGCGACGGGGAAGAGCACTTTCTGCAGAAGTTGCAGACAGACGACCAGGATAGCTATTTATGGAACCGGCTTGGCAATCTGTACTATCAGGGCGGACGGCCGGATCTGGCGGCGGTTGCTTGGGAACAGTCGGTTCGTGTTGATCCGAAACAGATGGAGTCCCACTATTCCCTCGGCAATCTGCTGCTTCAGATCGGTGAGACGGAAAAAGCGGCTTCCCATTTTCGCACGGCGCTCGCCAGCGCCCGGTTTTACGAAAAAATGGAGGCTACCGCAATGCGGGACATGCTGACTGGCAGTTTGCAAAGTCTTTTCCAGATTCACCTGGAATCTCATCAGACCATCCCTTTTTTGCCGACCGAACAGGAACAGGAAAAGGCCGGACGGGGTGACGACCATTCGGATGAGCGAGTGTTGACGTTGCTGGATTTTGAACTGTATAGTGACGATCCCGACTCGTTCAAGCCGCTGGCCGAAATGTTCATGGGGCCTCGCCGTCAGGAGATCCCGGACGATGAACGGACACTGGACAAGCATCTGTCCGCCGTAGGACGGCACCTTAAGCAAAAGGAGACGTTGCAACCTCGCGACCATTTTTCAAAACGGGCGAGATTGACTGGCGGGAGAATCGGTGTGACTTCCCTTGGATCTGAGCAGCGACCGGTCGTCATCGATGTGAACTCGGAAGAGCGAGCCGTTCGGATCGGGCAGGTTTGCGACCGGCTGGGGCTGCATTATGTGATCGGGTTTTCCGTCATAGAAGATTTGGCTGATCTGAAGCAAGCTATGCTTGCCAGACTGGCGCCGGAAGACCCCTATCAACCCTGCCCGTGCGGGAGCGGCAGCAAGTTCAGATTCTGCTGTGCGAAAAAATGGAAATCAATGACGGCGGATGAGTTGTTGTCAGTCGCAGAAGAGCTCTATGACGGATACCTGTCGAAGTGA
- a CDS encoding thioredoxin domain-containing protein, with translation MAGKEEKEPNRLIREKSPYLLQHAYNPVDWYPWGEEAFAKAHREDKPIFLSIGYSTCHWCHVMERESFEDEEVAACLNKHFISIKVDREERPDIDHIYMTVCQEMTGHGGWPLTIIMTPDKKPFFAGTYFPKLRKYGRPGLLDILSQIAEKWHTQRERILWAGERITQALQPRFQATDGDELTEEVLEAAFQRFVHKYDPTYGGFGAAPKFPSPHNFGFLLRYWRKTGDDRALSMVEHTLESMYHGGIYDHLGFGFARYSVDEMWLIPHFEKMLYDNALLAIAYLETYQATGNPFFAKVARDVFTYVLRDMTSPEGGFYSAEDADSEGEEGKFYVWRPEQIKQVLGERIGEIFCAYYGVTEQGNFEHGTSALNLIETDHQAVAKQFGLSSEDLSRMLEDARKKLFEARDKRVHPGKDDKILTAWNGLMIAALGKGARVLGDTRYADAARKAVEFILTKLIREDGRLLARYRDGEAAYPAYLDDYAFLIWGLLELYETDFDVRHIDRAIRLIDDGIRLFWDAEHGGFFFYGNDSEQLIARPKEIYDGAIPSGNSVMTLNLLRLARLTGNQAYEKMAGRQFKAFSDNVKSYPPGFTHMLMALQFAVYGSKEIVIAGDPAASDTQEMLRMVRGEFLPNAVVVLNPTGKEADMGERFPVVQGKKAIDGKATVYVCENYACQAPVTDAAELKQLLRV, from the coding sequence ATGGCCGGTAAAGAAGAGAAAGAGCCGAACCGATTGATCCGCGAAAAATCCCCCTACCTGCTGCAGCACGCGTACAACCCGGTCGACTGGTATCCATGGGGGGAGGAAGCGTTTGCGAAAGCGCACCGGGAAGACAAGCCGATTTTCCTCAGCATCGGCTACAGCACCTGCCACTGGTGTCATGTGATGGAAAGGGAGTCGTTTGAAGACGAGGAAGTGGCCGCCTGCCTGAACAAACATTTTATATCGATCAAGGTAGATCGGGAGGAGCGGCCGGATATCGACCACATCTACATGACGGTGTGCCAGGAGATGACCGGGCATGGAGGGTGGCCGTTGACGATCATCATGACGCCGGACAAGAAGCCGTTTTTTGCCGGAACCTATTTTCCGAAATTGCGCAAGTACGGACGACCCGGCCTGCTCGACATCTTGTCACAGATCGCGGAGAAATGGCACACGCAGCGGGAGCGAATCCTGTGGGCGGGGGAGCGGATCACGCAAGCGTTGCAACCCCGGTTCCAGGCTACCGATGGCGATGAATTGACGGAAGAGGTGTTGGAAGCGGCGTTCCAGCGGTTTGTTCACAAGTATGACCCAACATACGGCGGATTTGGGGCTGCTCCGAAGTTTCCGTCGCCGCACAATTTTGGATTTTTGCTGCGCTATTGGCGGAAAACGGGCGATGACAGAGCGCTGTCGATGGTGGAACATACGCTGGAATCGATGTATCACGGCGGCATCTACGACCATCTTGGGTTCGGCTTCGCCCGCTATTCGGTCGACGAGATGTGGCTGATTCCCCATTTCGAAAAAATGCTGTACGACAACGCGCTGCTCGCTATCGCTTACCTGGAAACGTACCAGGCGACGGGCAACCCGTTTTTTGCGAAGGTGGCGCGGGATGTGTTCACCTACGTGCTGCGCGACATGACCAGCCCGGAAGGCGGTTTTTACTCGGCGGAGGATGCCGATTCGGAGGGGGAAGAGGGGAAATTTTACGTTTGGCGGCCGGAACAGATCAAGCAGGTGCTGGGCGAGCGGATCGGCGAGATTTTCTGCGCGTATTACGGGGTCACCGAACAGGGCAACTTTGAGCACGGAACCAGCGCGCTCAATCTGATCGAAACGGATCACCAGGCTGTTGCGAAACAGTTTGGCCTGAGTAGCGAGGACCTGTCGAGAATGCTGGAAGACGCCAGGAAAAAATTGTTTGAAGCACGGGACAAACGGGTGCATCCGGGCAAGGACGACAAGATTTTGACCGCGTGGAATGGCCTGATGATCGCCGCGCTGGGGAAAGGAGCGCGGGTGCTCGGGGATACCCGTTATGCGGATGCCGCACGAAAAGCGGTCGAATTCATTTTGACCAAACTGATTCGTGAAGATGGGCGGCTGCTTGCCCGCTATCGGGATGGGGAAGCGGCGTATCCCGCTTATCTGGACGATTATGCGTTCCTGATCTGGGGATTGCTCGAGCTGTATGAGACCGATTTTGATGTGCGGCATATCGACAGGGCAATCCGTCTGATTGACGATGGCATCCGGCTGTTCTGGGATGCGGAACATGGCGGTTTCTTCTTCTATGGCAACGACAGTGAACAGTTAATTGCCCGTCCGAAAGAAATTTACGACGGGGCGATTCCGTCCGGCAATTCCGTGATGACACTCAACCTGTTGCGGTTGGCCCGACTGACCGGCAACCAGGCGTATGAAAAAATGGCCGGCCGTCAATTCAAAGCGTTTTCCGACAATGTTAAGTCGTATCCGCCCGGCTTCACCCATATGTTGATGGCCCTGCAGTTTGCGGTGTACGGCAGCAAGGAAATCGTGATTGCAGGCGATCCGGCCGCCAGCGATACACAGGAGATGCTGCGGATGGTGCGCGGCGAATTTTTGCCGAATGCCGTTGTGGTGCTGAATCCGACAGGAAAGGAAGCGGACATGGGGGAGCGTTTTCCGGTTGTCCAAGGGAAGAAGGCGATTGACGGAAAGGCGACTGTGTATGTATGTGAGAACTATGCCTGCCAGGCTCCCGTAACGGATGCAGCCGAATTGAAACAGCTTTTGCGGGTATAA
- a CDS encoding DUF4912 domain-containing protein: MRKRAVEIRWHEILARMEAGESQTRIADALGMTRGQFRYRLRKYLEQQSEMEVYATTSLAEEETEAAKTEAAKELEAGTESVFAPSLFDESWTRTWQMNRLVALAKEPGTIFVYWEVTELRKQLISEHFQCDWLSLPFFLQVYDVTHIHFNGYNANSTRSIPVHPLSDNWYIRGVEPGRNYQVDFGTTTFAGQFFAILRSNVVETSALPGNRTHQPTVRFATLHTAAGWPAVDPHPFVADSSGRQQHSLPIGLSEPWRDQFAGYSLSGQKGGGR, encoded by the coding sequence ATGAGAAAGCGGGCAGTTGAGATTCGATGGCATGAGATTCTTGCAAGGATGGAGGCGGGAGAGAGTCAAACCCGCATCGCGGACGCGTTAGGGATGACGCGTGGCCAGTTTCGCTACCGGTTGCGGAAATATCTGGAACAGCAATCGGAGATGGAAGTTTACGCCACAACATCGTTGGCGGAGGAAGAGACGGAAGCTGCGAAGACGGAAGCTGCGAAAGAGCTGGAAGCGGGAACCGAGAGTGTGTTCGCTCCTTCCCTGTTTGACGAGTCGTGGACGCGCACGTGGCAAATGAACCGGTTGGTCGCGTTGGCAAAAGAACCGGGCACGATCTTTGTCTACTGGGAAGTCACGGAGCTGCGCAAACAGCTGATCAGCGAGCATTTTCAGTGCGATTGGCTGTCGCTTCCCTTTTTCCTGCAAGTGTATGATGTGACGCACATCCATTTCAACGGGTATAACGCCAATTCCACCCGCAGCATTCCGGTTCACCCGCTGTCCGACAACTGGTACATCCGCGGCGTGGAACCGGGACGCAACTATCAAGTCGACTTCGGAACGACCACTTTTGCCGGACAGTTCTTTGCAATTTTGCGGTCGAATGTGGTGGAGACTTCCGCTTTGCCAGGCAACCGGACCCATCAACCGACGGTTCGCTTCGCGACATTGCACACGGCGGCGGGTTGGCCGGCGGTCGATCCTCACCCGTTCGTGGCAGATTCATCCGGCCGGCAACAGCATTCTCTTCCCATCGGTCTGTCCGAACCGTGGCGGGATCAGTTTGCCGGGTACAGCCTGAGCGGGCAGAAAGGAGGCGGCAGGTGA
- a CDS encoding 1,4-alpha-glucan branching protein domain-containing protein, producing the protein MAKGYLALVLHAHLPYVRHPESEHFLEERWMFEAMTETYIPLLQVYHGLLRDGVDFRVTMSLTPTLVSMLTDPLLQKRYLNHLNKLIELAEKEVIRTAGSPEFNRLAVGYRENFAGIRDFYRRYDGNLVTAFRELQELGKLELITSAATHAFLPLVMTEEAIRAQIRTAIDLHESHFGRPPRGIWLPECGFKPDLDRILQECGIEYFFTDSHGVKLADPAPVFGTLSPVLTPHGVAAFPRDEESSKQVWSSQEGYPGDYEYREYYRDIGYDLDFDIIQPYLHPDGIRINTGIKYYRITGKGDHKEPYDPHRAREKAAEHAGHFMFNRQKQVEHWAFRMGRKPIVVAPYDAELFGHWWYEGPVWIDMLLRKIHFDQDTVKTITPSEYLRLYSDYQVCRLPMSSWGRNGYADVWLRGENDWIYPALHAAERRMIELANRFQEPRPVQQRALNQAARELMLAQSSDWAFIMDNKTMVDYAVKRTKYHINRFMRLYGMLKKGAIDEPWLIQLEQLDRLFPDLDYRVYRSRHPVARFAATRSRPRVLMLTWEFPPMTVGGLARHVYDLSRYLVRHGWEVHVVTSEIGEYPHDEVVDGVHVHRVHVMKPDGGEFVHWAFQLNLMMIDACQMLIDSGLTFDLIHAHDWLVCYAAKTIKHMYHLPLVATIHATEHGRNEGIYTDLQQYISHLEWRLTYEAQRVIVCSTYMRREVETIFQLPADKLDVIPNGVDPELLQPKAAVDRRDKQRYAMDHERIVLFIGRLVREKGVHTLLEAAPAILAEFPDVKFVIAGKGPAAGELQQLAERMGVREKVLFTGFIPDDERNRLLQIAEVAVFPSRYEPFGIVALEAMAAGTAVVVSDVGGLGDVVQHGHNGLKMYPGDAHSLATQVKDLLRDPHWASGLAQTALAEIGRFDWNRIAEQTIGVYGKIANVQQSSRASFETAAAAD; encoded by the coding sequence ATGGCCAAAGGGTATCTGGCGCTTGTGCTGCATGCCCACCTCCCCTACGTCCGGCACCCCGAAAGCGAACATTTTCTGGAGGAACGCTGGATGTTTGAAGCGATGACCGAGACGTACATTCCGCTCCTGCAGGTGTATCACGGACTGCTGCGGGACGGTGTGGATTTTCGCGTGACGATGTCGTTGACGCCGACGCTGGTCTCGATGCTGACCGATCCGCTGCTGCAGAAGCGATACTTGAACCATTTGAATAAGCTGATCGAACTGGCGGAAAAAGAGGTGATCCGCACCGCCGGGTCACCGGAATTCAATCGGCTGGCAGTCGGCTATCGGGAGAATTTTGCCGGGATTCGCGATTTTTACCGGCGGTATGATGGCAATCTGGTCACCGCTTTTCGCGAATTGCAGGAACTTGGCAAGCTGGAGCTGATCACTTCCGCCGCGACGCATGCGTTTTTGCCGCTGGTGATGACGGAAGAAGCGATTCGAGCGCAAATTCGGACGGCGATCGATCTGCATGAATCTCACTTTGGCCGGCCGCCGCGCGGGATCTGGCTGCCGGAGTGCGGTTTCAAACCGGATCTCGACCGGATTTTGCAGGAATGCGGAATCGAATATTTCTTCACCGATTCGCACGGCGTAAAACTCGCGGACCCTGCGCCTGTGTTCGGCACGCTGTCGCCTGTGCTTACGCCGCATGGAGTGGCCGCTTTTCCGCGTGACGAGGAATCGTCGAAACAGGTGTGGAGTTCGCAGGAAGGATATCCGGGAGATTATGAGTACCGGGAATATTACCGGGATATCGGATATGATCTCGATTTTGACATCATTCAGCCGTACCTCCATCCGGATGGGATTCGAATCAACACGGGCATCAAGTACTATCGGATCACCGGGAAAGGGGACCACAAAGAGCCGTACGATCCGCACCGGGCGAGGGAAAAAGCGGCTGAGCACGCGGGCCATTTTATGTTCAACCGGCAAAAACAGGTGGAGCACTGGGCGTTTCGGATGGGACGCAAACCGATCGTGGTCGCTCCGTATGATGCGGAACTGTTCGGTCATTGGTGGTACGAGGGGCCGGTCTGGATCGACATGCTGCTGCGAAAAATCCACTTTGACCAGGACACGGTCAAGACGATCACTCCGTCCGAATACTTGCGGCTTTATTCCGACTATCAAGTCTGCCGATTGCCGATGTCCTCATGGGGACGCAACGGGTATGCGGATGTGTGGCTGCGCGGCGAGAACGACTGGATTTATCCGGCTTTACATGCGGCGGAACGGCGGATGATCGAACTGGCCAACCGGTTCCAGGAGCCGCGCCCTGTGCAGCAACGTGCGCTGAACCAGGCGGCCCGCGAGCTGATGCTGGCGCAAAGCAGCGACTGGGCATTCATCATGGACAACAAAACGATGGTCGATTATGCCGTGAAGCGCACCAAGTATCATATCAACCGATTCATGCGCTTGTACGGTATGTTGAAAAAAGGGGCGATCGACGAACCGTGGCTGATCCAGCTGGAACAATTGGATCGTCTGTTTCCTGACCTTGACTATCGGGTCTATCGGTCCAGGCATCCCGTAGCGCGCTTTGCTGCGACGCGGTCGCGCCCGCGGGTGCTGATGCTAACTTGGGAATTTCCGCCAATGACAGTCGGCGGGCTGGCACGGCATGTGTATGATTTGTCCCGCTATTTGGTGCGGCATGGTTGGGAAGTGCATGTGGTCACGAGCGAGATCGGAGAGTACCCACATGATGAAGTCGTCGATGGAGTGCACGTGCATCGCGTGCATGTGATGAAACCGGATGGCGGAGAATTCGTGCATTGGGCGTTCCAACTGAACCTGATGATGATCGATGCTTGTCAGATGTTGATCGACTCCGGGCTTACGTTCGATTTGATTCATGCGCACGATTGGCTGGTCTGTTATGCGGCGAAGACGATCAAGCATATGTATCATCTGCCGCTGGTTGCCACCATTCACGCGACGGAACATGGCCGCAACGAGGGGATTTACACCGATCTGCAGCAGTATATCAGCCACTTGGAATGGAGGCTGACTTACGAGGCGCAGCGGGTAATCGTCTGCAGCACCTATATGCGGCGGGAAGTGGAGACGATTTTTCAATTGCCCGCCGACAAGCTGGATGTGATTCCGAACGGTGTGGACCCGGAATTGCTGCAGCCGAAAGCCGCTGTTGATAGGAGAGACAAACAGCGTTATGCGATGGACCACGAACGGATCGTGCTGTTTATCGGCCGCCTGGTGCGGGAAAAAGGGGTGCATACGTTGCTGGAAGCCGCACCTGCAATTTTGGCCGAATTTCCCGATGTAAAATTTGTCATCGCCGGCAAAGGGCCTGCCGCCGGGGAATTGCAGCAATTGGCGGAGCGGATGGGCGTTCGGGAGAAGGTTCTGTTCACCGGATTCATCCCGGATGACGAGCGGAACCGGCTGCTGCAGATCGCGGAAGTGGCCGTTTTTCCAAGCAGGTATGAACCGTTTGGGATCGTGGCGCTGGAAGCGATGGCGGCCGGCACGGCGGTCGTGGTATCGGATGTCGGGGGGCTCGGGGATGTGGTGCAGCACGGGCACAACGGTTTGAAAATGTATCCGGGAGATGCCCATTCCCTGGCCACCCAGGTGAAGGATCTGCTCCGCGATCCGCACTGGGCGTCGGGGCTCGCGCAAACGGCGCTTGCCGAAATCGGGAGGTTCGACTGGAACCGGATTGCGGAACAAACAATCGGTGTCTACGGGAAAATTGCAAATGTGCAGCAGAGCAGCCGAGCCAGCTTTGAGACGGCGGCCGCCGCGGACTGA